Part of the Mycoplasmopsis columboralis genome, TTTTCCAGCTTCAGTAGTACGAGCATATTCAGATTCAGGATTGTATTGTAACACTTCAATTCCATCTGATTTAGAAACTCCTAAATCTGAGTAATTTGATGTCACATCGGTTTTAACTCATCCAGGATAATTATTGTTTTTAATGTCATTATCTTCACGACGGTGTGGACTTTTATCATATCCAAAATATCTTTTTTTGTTAGATTCAATGGCATGATTTCTTACAACGTTTTTAGAAGGATCAGCATATGCTCAAGACACTCCAAAACTGTATGTTTCAAAACCTACATGAGGCACTCAACCATTAGCTAATCTTTCATCTAGTTCTTTAGAGAATAATTCAATAGCATTTTTAAAATCTAAAGCTGGGTTTTGATTTGGCACAATTCTTGGTCCAACCAATCCTAGAGCTTTAAGTTTTTTTTCCATTGTTTTACCATCATTTTGAATTAAAGTAAAGTAATTATCAACTCATTCTTTATTGTATGGAGGAACGTCTTCGCCACCAAATTCATATTTATATAATTTTTCATAAGCGTTGTGAAGCTGCTCTCTTTGCTCAGCAGTTCACTGAGCAGGAATGTTCACACTTAATGCTTTAAGAGTGTTTAATGAATTTTTAATAACTGCTTTTTCTGCTTCTGAAATAGAACCACCATTTTTAGGACTTTTTAATTTAGCAAAATCCAAATCAGGAAGCGATTCAATTTTTACTGCTGCACCCTCGGTAGCTTTTGGAACAGGTTTAGGTTCAGGAACGGGCTCAGGCGCAGGTTTAGGTTCTGGTTGAGGTTCTGGGGCTGGAGCTGGCTCGGGTTGAGGTTGGGGTTTAGGTTCTTCTTTTGGTTCTAATACCAAAGGAGGTTCTTCAACTTTTTCAACTGGCGGAATTTCTACCGCAGGTTTTTCCTCAACTGGTTTATCAGCAATTATAATTGGTTTTTTAGGTTCGGGCTCTGGTTCAGGAATAGGTTCTGGTTTTGGAGCTGGTGCTGGTTGAGGAGCAGGTTCAGGTTCCGGAGTTGGTGTAGGTGTAGGTTCAGGAACGGGGGCAGGTTCAGGCTCGGGTGTTGGTTCGGGTTCTGGAGCAGGAGCTGGTTCTGCTTCTGGTGTTTTTTCTACAGGTTCTGCTTCAACAACAGTTTCTTTAACTTTTTCTAATTTTTCTAAGTTATTATCTTTGTTTGAAGAGTTATTTAAATTAGTGTTGATTGCATCAGCAATTAAATTAGAATTAATTGCACGAGACGCAATGTAAGCTTTGTTAGATTCGTTTTTATTAACTGAGGAATAAACAATTATAGCTGTAGTAGCACTAATTGCTGCAACCGCAGCAAAAGGAATGATATTCAAAAGCAATTTTGCTTTTTTGGCTTTAATCATGTTTACCTCCTATTTTGTAAATTTGTATTCTTCTGGCACATTAGCATCAGA contains:
- a CDS encoding putative immunoglobulin-blocking virulence protein, whose protein sequence is MIKAKKAKLLLNIIPFAAVAAISATTAIIVYSSVNKNESNKAYIASRAINSNLIADAINTNLNNSSNKDNNLEKLEKVKETVVEAEPVEKTPEAEPAPAPEPEPTPEPEPAPVPEPTPTPTPEPEPAPQPAPAPKPEPIPEPEPEPKKPIIIADKPVEEKPAVEIPPVEKVEEPPLVLEPKEEPKPQPQPEPAPAPEPQPEPKPAPEPVPEPKPVPKATEGAAVKIESLPDLDFAKLKSPKNGGSISEAEKAVIKNSLNTLKALSVNIPAQWTAEQREQLHNAYEKLYKYEFGGEDVPPYNKEWVDNYFTLIQNDGKTMEKKLKALGLVGPRIVPNQNPALDFKNAIELFSKELDERLANGWVPHVGFETYSFGVSWAYADPSKNVVRNHAIESNKKRYFGYDKSPHRREDNDIKNNNYPGWVKTDVTSNYSDLGVSKSDGIEVLQYNPESEYARTTEAGKSPRFVAVLDAANPSGYSKFLNFIKELGRTPFRKLDGIVIKNMGKYDRTQKFDHILSQIPDTVKKLTLIFEARDTSSLRALKDKHIEELEIYTSNGALDKEWAINPYALRGVKFVSFDYAQQGYGTIVFNKLKFDAEDNLSTINEAFRMVFDTRSGERIFQGAFGDGSWPTKLDFSNVPAIRSLKGMFLNNRVFKELTLYNSTNVFEVDLATLTSQQWSALLIKGPERPKLYFSSPTLVNTLYFKGDSVPDNFGRDLYGLIESGNYHFQTIYVDNQAVADTLNSSQAFRTFNKHAVVKPANFNANGGNSEISFD